The genomic window GTAAAAATTTTCCCAGAATTGCCACTGTCTTTTCCAACCTAATTGATAACTTCTTTGCCTCTGTTTACTTTGAGGTTCAAGTTACCTTTGCTTGTCTCAGCCTTTTCGACCGTGAGATTAGTACATAATTTAAGGTGAGATGCCCAAAACTAAGAGAAGTAGGCTTATCGCTAGTCATAGAAGCATTGATATTGTTATTGTTTACTGTAATATTTCATATGCTCAAGAGTCCATCTGATTTGACTTTGGGGGCGGGGCGATGTTGAGCTGCACCAGCTGTGCCTAGGgcgggcttctggctctgtgcttagggctccttcctggcagtgccctgggggccACATGGGCAGATAGTAAACCAGGGttttttgcatgcaaggcaagtgccttgacccctgtactaacCTTTCagactttgaaaattttttttttactttatttattatctttctcTTGTCCTGGACCCCAGACGGTGGACCAATGAGGATCACCCGAGGACATATCCACTACCAAGGATGAAGCCCAGGACCTCACCCTTGTCCAGAACGCTTCCCCACAGAGCCAACTTCTAGGCCCCCGAGggagacatttttttcccctttttgctCCTTGGCAGTACCAGGCATGCTCTTCACCCCTGAACTACACCCCCCATTGTGATCTTGACCTGCTGATAATCTCTAGAAAAACTTGAAAGGCTTTTGAGGTGGATATTTTCAAGGGTGAGTTGGTCCCACCCACTGCAGCAAATAGTGGAGACCAAATCTCAAAGCATCTGAAGTAAAGTGAGCACCCTTGGTCCACATGTATCAGTAAACAAGGGCAgtttgggactggagggatagcccaatgcttagggctttctgAGTTTTCCCCCCCTCTAAGACTACATAAGAAATGTCCAAAATcttagtgtgtatgtatatgtcttgcTTCCCCACACTAAATTATCTTTTCCTACACACCATGGGTTCTATCCTAATCATTTTTACttcacttaattaaaaaaaaatctgattgggctggagcgatagcacagtggggagggcttttgccttgcacgcggccgacccgggttcgattcccagcatcccatatggtccccggagcaccgccaggagtaatttttgagtgcagggccaggaataagccccatgcatcgcagggtgtgacccaaagcggGAAATACAAGGGAGGTTGAAGACTCCCCACAAGCCTCCCTTGCCCCATCCCCACTCCTGCTGCAGGAACCACACATGTTCCACACATCCTGCGCTGTCTTGACTCAGTTGCTCACGGCGTCCATGTCCCCCTTCTGTGCGCAGGTCACCCTGCTGCAGCCATGACTACGGCCATCCTGGAGCGCCTGAGCACGCTCTCAGTGAGCGGGCAGCAGCTGCGCCGCCTGCCTAAGATCCTGGAGGACGGGCTGCCCAAGATGCCCTGCACCGTGCCCGAGAGCGACGTGCCCCAGCTCTTCCGCGAGCCCTACATCCATGCCGGCTACCGCCCCACGGGCCACGAGTGGCgctactatttcttcagcctctTCCAGAAGCACAACGAGGTGGTCAACGTCTGGACCCACTTGCTGGCGGCCCTGGCCGTCCTCCTGCGCTTCTGGGCCTTCGCCGAGGCGGAGGCGCTGCCCTGGGCGTCCACGCACGCCCTGCCGCTGCTGCTCTTCATCCTCTCGTCCATCACGTACCTCACCTGCAGCCTGCTGGCCCACCTGCTGCAGTCCAAGTCGGAGCTGTCCCACTACACGTTCTACTTCGTGGACTACGTGGGGGTGAGCGTGTACCAGTACGGCAGCGCCTTGGCCCACTACTTCTACAGCTCCGACCAGGCCTGGTACGAGCGCTTCTGGCTTTTCTTCCTCCCGGCCGCTGCCTTCTGTGGCTGGTTATCCTGCGCCGGCTGCTGCTATGCCAAGTATCGTTACCGGAGGCCTTACCCCGTCATGAGGAAGATCTGTCAAGTGGTGCCAGCAGGCCTGGCCTTCGTCCTAGACATCAGCCCCGTGGCACACCGTGTGGCCCTGTGCCACCTGGCCGGCTGCCAGGAGCAGGCAGCCTGGTATCATACCCTCCAGATCCTCTTCTTTCTGGTCAGCGCCTACTTCTTCTCTTGCCCAGTCCCTGAGAAGTACTTCCCAGGGTCCTGTGACATTGTGGGCCACGGGCACCAGATCTTCCACGCGTTCCTGTCCATCTGCACGCTCTCCCAGCTGGAGGCCATCCTCCTGGACTACCAAGGGCGCCAGGAGATCTTCCTCCAGCGCCACGGCCCCCTGTCCGTCTACACTGCctgcctctctttcttcttcttggcCGCCTGCAGTGCGGCCACCGCCGCCCTCCTGCGGCACAAGGTCAAGGTCAGATTGACCAAGAAAGATTCCTGAAGCTGACGGGGGAGGCGaggggtggtggcggtggtggtggtgatcctgatatgggggtgggggaaatgataC from Sorex araneus isolate mSorAra2 chromosome 4, mSorAra2.pri, whole genome shotgun sequence includes these protein-coding regions:
- the PAQR8 gene encoding membrane progestin receptor beta; this encodes MTTAILERLSTLSVSGQQLRRLPKILEDGLPKMPCTVPESDVPQLFREPYIHAGYRPTGHEWRYYFFSLFQKHNEVVNVWTHLLAALAVLLRFWAFAEAEALPWASTHALPLLLFILSSITYLTCSLLAHLLQSKSELSHYTFYFVDYVGVSVYQYGSALAHYFYSSDQAWYERFWLFFLPAAAFCGWLSCAGCCYAKYRYRRPYPVMRKICQVVPAGLAFVLDISPVAHRVALCHLAGCQEQAAWYHTLQILFFLVSAYFFSCPVPEKYFPGSCDIVGHGHQIFHAFLSICTLSQLEAILLDYQGRQEIFLQRHGPLSVYTACLSFFFLAACSAATAALLRHKVKVRLTKKDS